TACGGCGAAGTATAGCGCGCGGCGTCAGTCGTCGAGGGGCGGAAGCACCTTGGCGTCGAAGTGCGGCTCGCGCGTGGCGTCAGTCGTCGAGGGGCGGAACCACGAGCTTGCCGTCGAAGTGCAGGTCCCGCACGGCGTGGGAGAGCACGGCGCGACGTTCGTCCCGCGGCGTGCGATCGCGGAGGGCGGCCACGCGCGCCGCCCATGCGCCGAAGTCGCTCGCGGCGAGCATGCGTGACAGCTCCTCGGCGAGCTTTCGGATGAGCGCCGGGGCGCGGCCGGAGCTGGAGATCCCGACGCTGATGGGGCCCGAATGCACGACGGCCACGTGGGCGAACGTGTTGTGCTCGGGCTGGTCCACGGCGCAGTAGAAGATGCGCGCCTGCTCGCAGGCCGCGCCCA
This portion of the Polyangiaceae bacterium genome encodes:
- a CDS encoding bifunctional precorrin-2 dehydrogenase/sirohydrochlorin ferrochelatase, with amino-acid sequence MSSTFLVGLLLQGRSVLIVGSGAEAARRARTLADVGAQVTVLAPTPGAELSTLAASGSVHVERRPYHDGDTDGRWLVVLAERDAELARRVGAACEQARIFYCAVDQPEHNTFAHVAVVHSGPISVGISSSGRAPALIRKLAEELSRMLAASDFGAWAARVAALRDRTPRDERRAVLSHAVRDLHFDGKLVVPPLDD